The genomic window GAGGTATGAAGCAATATCGGCCGTTGGATCTTCACTGATCGGCTCAGATTAGAACAGAGAGGGGAATTGGGAAAAAATGGCCGAAACAGTTGATGCGGCGGTGATTTGGCCGACGTTGGCCGATTGCTCGCCGGTGCTAAGGGACAAAGCGTCTAGGGGCTCTAATTCGACTCGGCTTTGGCACATGGAGATGGATAGGAACATGGCGAACTCGACTATGCGACTTGCAGCGGCTATTGCAGAGCAGAGAAGGCGGGCGACGGGCTATGGCGGCGGTggagcatcggcgacatggcgtaGGCCGGAACGGAAGGGGATAGAGGGAATTTAAGAGTTCCGCGAGTTCGGGAACTTAACTAGAAGCTCTAGGATGTTCTTACTGTAACGGAGGAGCGTCTAAACGGCTCGGCAACGATGGCTCCACGCGGCGGGATCCAGGCGGCGGCGCTTGGCTAGCTTGGAGCGAGGCGGTGTGAGATAGGGCGCGGGGATAGGCGGCACGGCATGGGGATCACTATTTATGGGGCTGGCGTGGCTTGGGGCGCACGCCAGAGTAAGGACGGAGCGAAGACGGACTGCTCAGTGAAGTCCGAGCTAGCTACGTGAGGTAGAAGATGAGCCTGACGAGGCGGATCCACCGGTCAGCGAGAGCGGGCGTGGGCCAGGGCTAGCAGCCAGAGAGGGGATGCGCGCGGGCGCTGCTGCCGCTGAACTGGGCTGCGGCTGCGGCCTTCGGTAGGGAGAGGAAATTGGGTCGGCCCAAGATCGGGCGCGCTGCAAGCAGGAAACGGCCAGCTGGGCCGAGCGGAGAAGCGGGCCGCGCGGGAGGAAGAGAGAGGAGTACTTGGGCTGGCTCGAGAAGGGCCTGAGGGAGAAGGAAAGAGCAGGCCAAGCAGACCGGCTGGGCCAGAACGGAGAGAAaaagatttttttctttttttattttgtttttctatttccaaaccacattcaaatatgaaccaaatgcaGCATCAAATaaagttttgaatatacttttcaactcaaataaaatgaacaattttagtaagttttcaaacATAAATTTCcataattcttttattttcaaaatttcttttcttttatttcaaagctattttttatttcatttgcaaaaagaaatttaaaccattttgaatttatagtcaaaccactcaaccaaataaatcaaatgcaatggcatttatgctcaaacatgttgctaccttatgatgaattttaatttaatgatttttttattttctatgttTTAATGAGCACAAAAATCTAAAATTAAATCTTTTAACCCTATTTCaaaaagagcaatttttagggtgttacatgtatTTTATCGGCAGTCCTCACTGGTGAGGAACAGATGCACAGCGAAAAAGTATTGTGAAGGGGGGAGGGAATCAGGGAGGGAAAGGGGTGGGGGGATTTTTCTTTCGTGGTTTGTTAAGAAATTAAGTGCAATTGATTGAAGCGTGTGCTACTCGGGCCTGTTTGGATACAAAGCTAATTGCTAGCTAGCTAAAAGCTAGCCAAAATTAGCTCTAGTGTATCCAAATAGGAGGGCTAATAAGTGGACTAATTTAATTAGTTGTTAGCCAACTTGCTAGCCAACCTaatttgagctaatttttagccccAACTAGTATCTACTAGCCATGTgtatcaaacaggccctaaagtGCCAAAATATGTTATATATAGAAGGTTAGCGAATCGCTATTTATTTTTGGGGAACTTTCCAGAAAACTATGAGTGTAAGTAATATGAAGTGATAATTTGACCCATTCTGAACGAAATAATTCAAGATGTTGTGTTTGTTTGCTTAGCGACAAGGTGGAGCTTGTTGCTAGATATTGGTTTGTGAGTTGTATTGAATCCGTGGTGCATTTGTTGCATGCTCTTATTGTCTTTAACTTTTCATTCCTTTTGTTGTGTTTTGTCCAAGTTACGGCGCATACAAATACATTCGTCTGCAGGAACAACAAGCTAAAGTCAAACAGAAATAGTTTACATCTTGCAGTTCCTTCAAGTTCTGAGAGTACAAATTATTGTAGAAAGTTAACCATCTGCAGAGCACAGAGGTTGTGTTTTTAATCCATCGCATTTTTCTCTTCATATATGCTTGTAGACAGAATGTAGGCATAGGCACAGAGGCGACAGAGTTACCCTTAATTTCCGTCTTTAGATACAACATTTTGTGTTACAGTGTTACAGAGCACAAGAGTTCCCAATCCAGTTATCTTTTTTTTAGCTGGAATTAAGCCTGGTCTGTTTAGATTTGATGGCTTTAAGTGTTCATTTCCATCTACTCGCACAACAATCGAACATTATTTGATCACAGTGCCCAGTTCAGTTGTCTTTTAAGCTGAAACTACATGTGAGTTGATTTCAAGTGTGACTATCAATGCTCAATTTTTACTCTAGTCACATTTCAATTGAACGCCAACTAGCAATTGAAGTTTCATTCTAATTGAACAGTTCATGACAGGCTAAAATGTAAGCAATCTTGAAGATAGCTAGCTTGGATCCTGGTATAACATTAGAACATCTTGAATTGGTTCAACATTCACTTTCAACTAGGTCTGATTAATTACTTTGTAACATTTTGGCAGAAGTATTGAAAGCATCTTCCTGTATGACCTTTTCCCTCCTTTTCACTTTGTCTTTAGATCAGGTCCATCCAAATCCACATATAGTGTGCAATACATTTTCAGCTTCATGCTTATACTATTTGTGGAACTATCCTGTTATACAGTGAAGATTCTAAAGGTGGGGGAGGATTTTTGGCTGGGTTTCTTATAGGGGGAGCAATCTTTGGAACACTTGGATATGTCTTTGCTCCTCTGGTATTACCCAATCTTCAAGTATTTTTCACTGGTGCATGTACAGAAAATCCCTGTAAAAGATGCCTGTAGAATCACCATATTTGCTTAGCAATGCTCGAAGTAGCCAACAGAAACCTATAATGCAATGTCTTCCTGAAGGCAGAAAGAAAGTTTCTCAATTTCTGATCTCGACAAACTCAAATATATGCTTCTAATTCACCATGGCAGATTTGTAACTAAAATATTGTGCATATGAGCTACTTACTAATAGTTGATAACTGACGAAAGAAATATCTGTGTTGGTCTACACTAATCTTGCTCTAGATGCTATTTTTTCCAGATTTTCTTGTCATATAACTACTAATTTGAAAAGTGGTTGCTAACTGCTCAACATACTTGAGCAGATCAGCAGAACATTGGGTTCTTTGTTGGATGAAAATGGACAAGATAGCGAATCTGATGAAACTGGCCTCCAGAGGGTGCCAAGACGGCAGGGTCAATATTATGATGAAGGTTTAGAGGTATGGACCCAAATGCACTTACTTTTTTTTGTTTGACAGGTAAGTTTGATAGCTAATATGCTGAGTGCATCCAGAAAACTCGTCAAACTCTGGGCGACAAGATAAGCCAACTGAACTTGGCGATTGACAAAGCTGCCTCGCGGTTGAAACGCGTCACTGGCAATGGGGAAAATGAGGCTCTGAAAGACAAAACAGAAGTAGAACCATCCTAAGAACTTGTACCTTTTCAGTTTTCTATTATCTGAACTTCTATTTATATAATTCAACTCCCTGAACACATAGTATTTGAGTTATGATTTTTGCTCGCGAGTTTCAACTCTACACAATaatttacaagttgctcatttgATTAAAAAACAGCTGCTCAGTAAATTCTGCAGTTCTGTTGTAAATATTTTCGTGTGGGATTCTGTTAGAAATCAAATCGATTTAAAGGGATGCATGTATCTTTTAAAACTTTTGATGTCAACTAATTGGATACTCATTCAAATGAACTTGCAgattgggatttcctcattgagcgATGATGAGCATGTGGTGGAAAACTTGAACGAACATGGTTTTGTGCAAGGTGAAAGTGCTACATGATCATCATCCAGAAAAAAAAGGTGCAGCAATAAGGTTGCAGTTTCATCAGGTGAGACGGAATGCACCGTTAGAATTTTCAAAATTTGCTGAGTTTCAGATCAAGAAGTGTTAAGATAAGGCATGGACTTTTTTTTACTTAAGTCCAGGGAAAAAGTCTGCATGCAAACTGGAGAGATGAAGCTGGATGGTATCTTTAACCAATTGTAGCAAGGAAACGAATCGTATTAGCAACTAGTATCTTTTTCTACTAGTGCGATTTTCTTTAAAAATTTTAGCCGTCGTGTTGAAGTCGTAGTTCTGTGATAAGCAGAGGAATCAAAGGACTTGTATGGATTAGCTTGATGCAGTCAATATACTTTCAATTTGTTTGCTAACGCTAAACGCTTCGTGATTCCAGATGTCTATCGCCTTGCAGCTTCGTGTTGTGTCTTGTGTGGTGCCCTATTTGGCCCGAAATGAGTTTGTGGGTGCAGAGTCAGGAGGGTGctacagattttttttttctcgaatacgcaaaattttgcttgtgtatcattgtattaagaagaaagTTTAAACAGACGACGCGCTTCTATCGAGCGCCGATGGAGGTCGACCTAAAACAACAGAGTGCTAGAGATTAGAGAATACTACTGAAACTCCTCCTGAAAAATTGTCAAATTGTCAAATAACAGTTTCGTTTACATCATCAATTCATCATACGTATCGAAACTGACTTGTTagttttttccatgaaatgaaatatccAGCTACCATCGAGGTTCCTGAAAACTTAAGACAAAATAGGAGGTTACTTGAGTGACGAAGGGTGTGCCGCCATGACACCACGAAGTGAAATTGAAATAAAAATATACAGCTATTACATATAAATACCGTTTGTAAGTTACATGAATGTTAAACAATTCAAGATGCGCTGGGCTTCTAGACTTCATAGTTGGCAGCCGGCCTCAAAACTGTCGGAAATCTATGCAACCACACCAGCCTGTTGATGACTATATTAATTATTGTAAATAAATATATCTGATTAAATCGAGGCAACCAGGGCCTTTTTATGTTTGACTGGTATTTGAACTCCAGCCTCTCTTTCCTCTTGTCTCCGCCATTCGGAGGCCTGTTTGTCCTTCTCTTATCCCCTGTGCTAAAACGCCGGGCATTCGTTTCCAATCAATGGCAACTCGCAAAACCCATGCCATTAATTATTCGATGACAAATAATTATGAAAGAGAGCAAAAAAAAATCACACATCATCACGAagacaaccaaaaaaaaaaaaagctcccCATGATGTTTCGATCACGGCCACCAGAGGCGCAGCTCCAGGTCGACGCCcttgtcttcctcctcctcctcctcgtcatcgtcgCTCACGTGGCACCGGTCGTGCGCGGGCGCCAGCGCCACCGGCCCGGAGAGCAGCACGTCGCCGCTGGGAATGAGGACCGCGCCGGCGGCATTGGAGTTCAGTATCGGGTACAGCACCGCGTACTTCGCCGCGGCCGTGGTGGCGTGGGGCATCTCGTCCGTGGCCGGCGACGTTGCGGCGCCTCCGAGCTGCAGCTGAGCCACGGCGCTGCCGCCATGGTGGCCTTCGCGCATCCTGGCGCGGTCCCGGCGGTGCACGTTCATGTGCCCGCCCAGTGCCTGCGCGGACTTGAACTCGCGGCGGCAGAACGCGCACGTGTACGAGCGCGGCGGCCACGCCCCGCCGAGCGCGTCGTCGTCCTCCGCGACGTCCTCGGGCACGTGGCGACTGATAGCTCCCGCCGTCGCTGGCCCGCCCCACATCACGGCGGGCTCCAGCCGGTGCTGCAGCAGCTGTTGCTGCTTCAGGAACTGGTGCAACGTGATGTGCTTTACGTGTGCATGTGCATGCTCTGTGCTGCTGGCAGGAGCCATTGATGGAGCTAGCTCTCGTGCTTTCTTCAGTTCACACGGCGACGAGACATGCGGGCGGTTTCGTTGCCGGGTATTTATACTACTAGCACAGGGTGGCTGGAGTGAACAAGAGACAACAAGAGGAGGAGAGCTTTGGTTGTGTCACCGTGTTATGTGCTTTTGTTCCTGTCTGCATAGGTGAGACACGCAGAAGGCTGTGCACAACTGCCATGGGTTGTATCACCTGTGGATTCTGGGGGCTCAGCCGTTGGAAGTTGGAATAGCTAGGGTAGGAGCTCCAGGTGCACTGCCTTCTTCGGTTTGGTTGCAGTACGCTTTTTGCATGTGTTGGGATCAATGAGGTCTAGAATCTCGGTGAAAATAAAGTACCATGATCGGGGacagtacccgaagaggaggagctaatgatcgtcaatattgattcatccgcGCGATCgagagcgcgactacaccgctTGCCGGGTCACTCCTCGTCCGTCCACCGAGACCATAGCCCCCGCCTCAagctgacccccgagggctggctccgcctcgcccgacgtctgagggttgactccgcctcgcccgacgtctgcatgctgctccttcataactacacgcgtagataaggcagggcactcaagtcaactgtaataccgaggaccataccctgcacgcctacaggaaagtaccgtcaggatatgacaagacgagcgctttaagcccttccaggcatgacagagcccaaacagtgttgtaggcgccgatatttgtcttacagtgttgtgggcgccgccatttgccTTCGGGCGCGGATCCTAGCGGAAggatacgacaaccactatggtccaggagaAAACTCGCACCATCTACAGTAGCGGACGTGCGGTCACTGCgccgtctgctccccgtagggccgtagatcagcaccctggtccgcCGCGCCACCCGCCGGAGCGGGATAGGACGTGACATCTTGCTGACAATGCCATGACATGAAATCATCAACAGACAGACGTCCAgcgcggccctatcaggatcagcgaacatgCACCCGGCGTAGAGCTATTCCTGGCACCGCCTGCCATGACAGCGGGGCCCGCATAGAGGATAAGGAAGACATGACATCTTTGAAGGGCCTCCTTGGCCTCTAGTTTTCCTCTTTTcttccatctgtaatccctgctctcccttgtcctataaaagggaggacagggcaccccactaaggaggggggatcgattcaacacatcacacatagctgagcaacaaccaagctctcagcatccATTTGACCTTTTTATCAGAGACTTgtgacctgtccctctctcgcccgtttgtaacccctactacaaacttttcggtgcaaataacacaagcagcagccacgaactggacgtagggacattctgactggaccagtataaaccttgtgtctttttagctcaccatctgggccagacgcgcaataacacaaatttactcgttggtgtttaatTGAAACACCGCCAGttagcgcaccaggtaggggacctttgcgtgtTTCGACATTAACATtgggccacggatggctagccacggtatcagctgggtcccaggcacACACGTacgcttcggggacctagacttcatcgtcacggtgggaggagagttggcattggctcacgccacCATCCAACCTCTCTCCTCCATCGACCTCGACTACGAGAGGCTTGAGCACCAGCTCGGCGTCTCcctaggaccccaaccatctagggaggacccacgtCGCCTCACCTTCTCTGACGCCAATGACATGGTGTGGCTCGCTGGAGGGGAACCCTTCTCTCCGGAACACCTCATACAGAGCGCCCCGACAATGCTTCCATTCGGTCTTCGCAACGCCGCgatgaccgttagccaccttgtgacACAACACATGGTTCCACCTCCCACGAACGATGAAttcgtgggggtgatcgaacacgtcgtggaatctttccatgacctcctggcagaggagctagagtcgccctctggctctgactccagtaggggaagccatcacccctctcgtgaatgcttcatgatgggtacccccgaggggcacgttaAAAGCGTCCACGAgggggaggctaccccaacaaacaacctcaacaacgaggccgagagggagatagCGGCCCCGCCACGCATGtcggtggagcagctaaaagcccgaccctgagagatcgaggaagcgcgACTCCAACTCGAGCAGGAATGCGCAGAGCTCGATCAGGAGATAGAGCGCTgcggagacggtgggcacgcacgTGCCATGGCCTGTGATGTGAATCGGAgaatcatcgccgatgatgaagccctccctcgcttcgtccgggcaagccagaacatcgctgcctcAGCGGCCTTGCTccgtggccttccagaggccacgacGCCTGAGGATCATCAGGCTCaccgtgagattcgcacgctactcgagcgtgcggtggcgcagtaggccgagagctcgttgtctcggcaATGCGAgatcgacgccagccagcgcacgctcTCAGAGCGTCCCGGTAGGGATGCGTCTATCCACCAGGCGCCACAAAGCGGTGGGCAGCGCGCCGTGGTCCCGGTGCATCAGTGTCTCGACCGCAACCGGGACGCACACAACACCCTTGACGCTCGCAGGTGTACCCACGATGatccgagagagggagctagccgcgGCTATCACCCTTGCCGTGGCGGATggtacgacagcggtgaggaccgaagcccaagccccggcctaccggggcctcaggccttcagccgacacatcctcaacgctgccttcccgccaaggtaccgaccaccaaccaagatcctgaagtactctagggagatgaaccccagactatggctcgaggattattagCTTGCCTACCAAGTCGGTGGcacggataatgatgatttcattatccgcaatgttccactgttcttggccgattcggcacggacatggttggaacactagctgcccaacagaatccagagttgggtggacctagaggagatctttgtggggaacttctagagcacatacaagcgccctagggACCTCAAAAATTGCCGatagaaggccggtgagaccctccgtGGGTATATCTTGCATTTCTCCCAGCATtgcaacgagctacctaatgTCGTCGACGCCGACATTATAGGGGCTTTCCTGTtcgggaccacctgcgagtctctagttcacaagctgggatgcaagggtccacgaaccaccaaggaactccttgacatcaccactagccacgcctcgggcgaagaagcaatcggagcgatcttcgatcaccTTAATGGCAAGGCGAGGCAGGACGAGGACACTGGTGAAGGCACCTCTAGCCGTCccgccaaaaagaagaacaagaagcagcGATGCGAGGGCTCTCTCATGGCCGCCGCTGACCATAGGGGTGGtcgaaagcccacggagggcactccaaactaCTTCAAATAactactcaaggggccatgcccaaaccaggccttccccgtcaagcatctgtacaaggactgctccctcatgaagtggttcttgtctagaggctccaacaaagggggacatgggaaggaccctgaccCTACCACGGATGACGCTGAGGGggaggacgatggctttccaacaccggaTGATTGACTCATTATTTTCAGAGGATCGGAGGCTTacaactccaagcgccgccagaagatCACGCATCGCGAGGTCTATGCAACCGAACCGACCACGCCTGCCTTTCTCCGGTGGTCAGAGTCTGCTATAACCTTTTATCAGACCGATCACCTAGAGAGCGTCCCATGGCTAGGgagatacccgctcatggtcaACCTAATCGTCGGCACGAAgaggctcaccaaagtactgatggatggaagcagtggcctcaacatcatgtacaccgagACGCTCGACGCTATGGGCGTTTATCGAGCACGCATCCGGCCAAttggagcgcctttccatggcatcgtgccaagaaagcaggccatgcctctcggacagatcgatctgcccgtcaccttcGGGGGTCTATCCaactataggacggagacccttacctttgaagTGGTTGGATTCCACAGaacttaccacgccatcctgggatgaccattttacgtgaagttcatggccatccccaactacacctacctcaagctaaagatgccaggccctggcggggtcatcaccattgacaCCTCCTTTCtgcgcgcctatgagtgcgaggtcgagtgctgtgatcACGCCGTGGCAATCATCGCCTTCGGAGAGCTCGCGGACATAAAAAAAGAGGTAACCGAAGAAGCGCCAAACCCGAAAAGGTCGATCGGGTCCTTCGAGCCAGCGGAAGGCTCTAAGGAGGTTCTCATAGACCCTGGGAGCACCAAGGAAAAAATGGtgcgcattggtaccatgctttcctccatgccaatagagacatcttcgcgtggaaaccctcggacatgccaggcatcctgagggaagtcactgagcatgccttgaagatccgcctaggctccaagccggtgaaacaacgcctatgATGCTTCAACGAGGGGAAACACAGGACCATCGATGAGGAGATCGCAAAACTtttggcggctggattcatcaaggaagtgtaccacccagagtggttagccaatcccattcttgtacgaaagaagagtgggaaatggaggatgtgcattAACtctatgggtctcaacaaagcatgcccaaaggatccatttcctttgctgcacatagaccagatagttgactctacctcggtgtgcgaaaccctctgcttccttgatgtgtactccggCTACCATTAAATCGCGataaaagagtccgaccagcttgcgacatctttcatcaccccctttggatcattctgctacgtcacaatgccgtttggtctgaagaacgctggggctacataccagcgttgtatgctcaagtgttttggagaccacatcgggtggaccattgaggcctacgttgatgacatcgtagtcaagtccaaacGA from Miscanthus floridulus cultivar M001 chromosome 11, ASM1932011v1, whole genome shotgun sequence includes these protein-coding regions:
- the LOC136494786 gene encoding uncharacterized protein isoform X2, with the protein product MAAPSAALSVSVTAHTNTFVCRNNKLKSNRNSLHLAVPSSSESTNYCRKLTICRAQSEDSKGGGGFLAGFLIGGAIFGTLGYVFAPLISRTLGSLLDENGQDSESDETGLQRVPRRQGQYYDEGLEKTRQTLGDKISQLNLAIDKAASRLKRVTGNGENEALKDKTEVEPS
- the LOC136494786 gene encoding uncharacterized protein isoform X1 codes for the protein MAAPSAALSVSVTAHTNTFVCRNNKLKSNRNSLHLAVPSSSESTNYCRKLTICRAQSEDSKGGGGFLAGFLIGGAIFGTLGYVFAPLISRTLGSLLDENGQDSESDETGLQRVPRRQGQYYDEGLEKTRQTLGDKISQLNLAIDKAASRLKRVTGNGENEALKDKTEIGISSLSDDEHVVENLNEHGFVQGESAT
- the LOC136493182 gene encoding zinc finger protein 11-like, with amino-acid sequence MAPASSTEHAHAHVKHITLHQFLKQQQLLQHRLEPAVMWGGPATAGAISRHVPEDVAEDDDALGGAWPPRSYTCAFCRREFKSAQALGGHMNVHRRDRARMREGHHGGSAVAQLQLGGAATSPATDEMPHATTAAAKYAVLYPILNSNAAGAVLIPSGDVLLSGPVALAPAHDRCHVSDDDEEEEEEDKGVDLELRLWWP